One genomic window of Salvia miltiorrhiza cultivar Shanhuang (shh) chromosome 4, IMPLAD_Smil_shh, whole genome shotgun sequence includes the following:
- the LOC131021644 gene encoding heavy metal-associated isoprenylated plant protein 43-like, giving the protein MVQKTVLKVNISCDKCKTNILKAVSGLQGVDKVEVDGAKGTVSVTGDADPYEIIVKTRKAGKFAEVVSIGPPPKPQEKKPEQKKPEEKKADHKPHDHIPFICPLCERLPVFPITPSEQPTPQCNIL; this is encoded by the exons ATGGTTCAAAAGACTGTGTTGAAGGTCAACATATCATGCGACAAATGCAAGACCAACATCCTCAAAGCTGTATCAGGCTTACAAG GGGTTGATAAAGTGGAAGTGGATGGTGCAAAGGGAACAGTAAGCGTGACAGGTGATGCAGATCCCTACGAGATAATAGTAAAAACGAGGAAAGCTGGGAAGTTTGCAGAAGTGGTGAGTATCGGGCCTCCTCCAAAACCGCAAGAGAAAAAGCCCGAACAGAAAAAGCCCGAAGAAAAAAAGGCAGACCACAAACCACATGACCACATTCCCTTCATTTGCCCACTTTGTGAGAGGTTGCCGGTTTTCCCCATCACCCCTTCGGAACAGCCTACTCCTCAATGCAACATcttgtga